One part of the Deltaproteobacteria bacterium genome encodes these proteins:
- a CDS encoding ferritin family protein, whose protein sequence is MAEFEEVCYTREGAIQKAIEMEQHSFDVYRRAYEVVEDRRAKKLVKELALEELEHKYTLEKAFLEEEIALHEAHMEEGPSMKLTLLLEEKPLHEDSSAQDVMIHAIHEEKRSVDFYTKMAQACGDAPMAGMYQRLAQDEGKHLAQLEELYESIYMPEM, encoded by the coding sequence ATGGCAGAATTCGAAGAGGTCTGTTATACGAGAGAAGGAGCTATCCAGAAAGCAATCGAGATGGAACAACATAGTTTTGATGTATACCGTAGAGCTTATGAGGTTGTCGAGGACCGCCGGGCCAAAAAACTGGTAAAGGAACTTGCTCTTGAGGAGCTCGAGCACAAATACACCCTTGAGAAGGCCTTTCTAGAAGAAGAGATCGCCTTGCACGAAGCACATATGGAAGAAGGGCCCAGCATGAAATTGACGCTGCTCCTGGAGGAAAAGCCTCTGCATGAAGACTCCAGTGCTCAGGATGTGATGATCCACGCAATTCATGAGGAAAAACGGAGCGTAGATTTTTACACCAAAATGGCACAAGCTTGCGGTGACGCTCCCATGGCAGGTATGTATCAAAGACTGGCACAGGATGAGGGAAAACATCTGGCTCAACTGGAGGAATTATACGAAAGCATCTACATGCCTGAAATGTAG